A window of the Natronomonas salina genome harbors these coding sequences:
- a CDS encoding RPA family protein, which yields MSASVPTREVARRAFAAEFNDASYTFKESDDDRAPVYSLLPTGESANRVFVVGTLTETEDVGEDSEYWRGRIVDPTGTFFTYAGQYQPEAASALREAETPAYVSVVGKPRTYETDEGDVNVSLRPESITVVDADTRDRWVVETAERTVERIESFDTADEYDAMAETQYGPDLDLSVYRDQVVTALEDLEEDVEVAAEA from the coding sequence ATGAGTGCATCCGTTCCCACCCGCGAGGTCGCCCGGCGCGCCTTCGCGGCCGAGTTCAACGACGCATCGTACACGTTCAAGGAGTCCGACGACGACCGCGCGCCGGTCTACTCGCTGCTGCCGACCGGCGAGTCCGCCAACCGCGTCTTCGTCGTCGGCACGCTGACCGAGACGGAGGACGTCGGCGAGGACTCCGAGTACTGGCGCGGTCGAATCGTCGACCCTACGGGTACGTTCTTCACGTACGCGGGCCAGTACCAGCCCGAGGCCGCCTCGGCGCTCCGCGAGGCCGAGACCCCCGCCTACGTCTCCGTGGTCGGCAAGCCCCGCACCTACGAGACCGACGAGGGCGACGTGAACGTCTCGCTGCGACCCGAGTCCATCACCGTCGTCGACGCCGACACCCGCGACCGCTGGGTCGTCGAGACGGCCGAGCGGACCGTCGAGCGCATCGAATCGTTCGACACGGCCGACGAGTACGACGCGATGGCCGAGACCCAGTACGGACCGGATCTCGACCTCTCCGTCTACCGCGACCAGGTCGTGACGGCCCTCGAGGACCTCGAGGAGGACGTCGAGGTCGCCGCCGAAGCGTAG
- a CDS encoding A24 family peptidase, whose amino-acid sequence MFLGVARGPDLLRLVAVPVFAWAAYRDIETRRVPNRTWLPLLVAGVVALAWDGWLVLDQGAFSQRLFAVRVVLSLGLVAPLGYVFWRLGGFGGADAKAVISLAVLFPVYPSFYLELGALPLNRATLGVFSLTILSNTVIVGLAYPLLLALRNLPRGEVTPAMFVGRPVAVADVLVEYGRLLEGPDGFSRRGLDVDALRMYLRWRGVTFEQIRANPDRYRHPLPAARNDPGDGSIAADERALTDGGVVTESESADDSDSDAAEDELQAAIRPLDTWGAERFLSAHSAYGTTPTELREGLEVLTESDRERVWLTPGIPFILPMFAGLLFALTYGDLLFALLTFLGLA is encoded by the coding sequence GTGTTCCTCGGCGTCGCCCGGGGCCCGGACCTGCTCCGCCTCGTCGCCGTCCCCGTGTTCGCGTGGGCGGCCTACCGCGACATCGAGACGCGGCGGGTGCCGAACCGGACGTGGCTCCCCCTGCTCGTCGCGGGGGTCGTCGCGCTCGCCTGGGACGGGTGGCTCGTCCTCGACCAGGGGGCCTTCTCCCAGCGGCTCTTCGCCGTCCGCGTCGTCCTCTCGCTGGGGCTCGTCGCCCCGCTCGGCTACGTCTTCTGGCGGCTCGGCGGGTTCGGGGGAGCCGACGCCAAGGCGGTCATCTCGCTTGCGGTGCTGTTCCCGGTGTACCCCAGCTTCTACCTCGAACTCGGGGCGCTCCCGCTCAACCGGGCCACCCTCGGCGTCTTCTCGCTGACCATCCTCTCGAACACCGTCATCGTCGGCCTCGCCTACCCGCTGCTGCTGGCGCTGCGGAACCTCCCGCGCGGCGAGGTCACGCCCGCGATGTTCGTCGGCCGGCCGGTCGCCGTCGCCGACGTCCTCGTCGAGTACGGGCGCCTGCTGGAGGGGCCGGACGGGTTCAGCCGCCGCGGCCTCGACGTCGACGCCCTCCGGATGTACCTCCGCTGGCGAGGCGTCACGTTCGAACAAATCCGTGCGAACCCGGACCGGTATCGACATCCCCTCCCCGCGGCCCGGAACGACCCGGGCGACGGCTCCATCGCCGCCGACGAACGCGCGCTGACCGACGGCGGCGTCGTCACCGAGTCCGAGAGTGCGGATGACAGTGACTCCGACGCCGCGGAGGACGAACTCCAGGCCGCGATCCGGCCCCTCGACACCTGGGGCGCCGAGCGCTTCCTCTCCGCGCACTCGGCCTACGGCACCACCCCGACCGAACTCCGCGAGGGCCTGGAGGTCCTCACCGAGTCCGACCGGGAGCGCGTCTGGCTGACGCCCGGTATCCCGTTCATCCTCCCGATGTTCGCCGGGCTGCTGTTCGCGCTGACCTACGGCGACCTGCTGTTCGCGCTGCTGACGTTCCTGGGACTGGCCTGA